TCCAGACTACTGTGGTCCCACAATTCAGCACGCTCGTAGCTGGGGCAGACAGGTCACAATGTGTAAATTACAAGCTCAAACTATACAATTTGTTTTACGTTAGCTAATGAAGGTTCAGGTTTCATGAATGGGTGGATGTGCTAaagagaaggtgtgtgtgtttagtccAAATAATcatgtattttctttgtctATTTCTCTGTCCCCCCTTGCCTCCCTGCTTGTGCTTATTGGCCGTGTGAATGTCAATTATTATGCTGCCTACAATAACAATACTGACAAATGATGCCTTACACCAGTGTCTTCAGCCCTTTCTTGTCTCTActtgtctttctcttcctctctatctTCCTGTTTTTAGGACGCAGGCAGAGATGGCCCACACATGCCGTGGAACAATCAACTTGGCCACGGCGCACATCGACACAGAGGACGCCTGCAACATTGTCCTGAGCAGCGGCGGCCGCACTTACCACCTGAAGGCCAGCACGGAAGTGGAGCGGCAGAGATGGGTCACGGCGCTGGAGCTGGCTAAAGCTAAGGCCATCCGCATGATGAACGATCAGTCTGGTAAGAGCAGCTGAAGCGAGCAGCTACTTATATGGAACATTTAAGCTGCATGGCATGCTTTTTATAGCCCAAGCACAAGCTGAAAGAAGCGTTATACACCCATGAGGCTCTGTCGCAAGACATTAATGGTCAGAATTTAACCTTGATGAATAAGGCTGAGCTGATAacatatgtacacaaacacaagagtgTGTATTTACTTTGTTAGTTCAGTTATTGAGATTCCTGCAAGGTCGAAGGTGTGTTGTTCAGCGTGGCCCTCAGGCCTAGATATTTAGATAGATTAGATTTTTCAGTGTCCCCTGGCATTTCATATTCAGCACAGCTGGTGTTTCAGCTCACGCCCTCCTTCTTTAATGTAATTTAGTTTTCAGTGTGAGCCAGGAGAGGGCAGCGCCGCCTGCTCAGTCGAGTTGGAAAGCACACTGGAGTATCTTAACGGTGCTGTGAAAACTGGGCATCCATTCAGCCTCCTCCTGACAACAGAGCACTGTCCTTTCCAAGGGGAACCTATTCTTGTATGGGTGTATTAAGTGTTGCCGGTCAAAGGTTGTGGGAAAAAACCCGGGAGAACCGATTTTCTTCACATCACCCTGGCATCATTCCAGAGCCTCTCTGCCCCAGTCTTTTGCCGAGGGGGGTCTACAGAGACCGAGACAGGCTATATATTCCTCTGGCCTCCATTTGAAAGTCAGATCACCAAATATAGACCGGGGTGCTTTTAAAGCTCACCACTTCCAGTAAGCAGGAGAGAAATGttggtatttttgtatttttgaaaagGTTAGGCTATTGAACCACCCacgtattgtttgtttgtgtgtgtatgcgtatTTTCCACAGCTTGGTCCAGTGTCCAGTTGAACTGCAGTATGCTGATGTACAGCTACAGTCCACCTACCACAATCTGTCCCCTCTtaatttattgtgtgttttacatttacTACACTGTGCCAgaataaaatacctttttttttataagaaaaTGATATGAAATGTAGCGATACAGCAGTTTTAATGTCCTGCTCTCTGATCAAACACGATGCGATAGCACTTACAAGCTGATTCTAATGAAAATGAAGTGATTATCAAAGACTTTTGGCCAGACATCCTTTGAGCCACTGACTCAAcagttcttctttttcatcCCACTCTTCTTTAGCAAACTGTTGACATTTGAATGCATGACATTACACACCTGCTCATGTGTATCTAGGATGCTGTTGAATGAGTCTGCTGCCATTTGTCACACCAGGTTCACTCCTGCCTCCATTGTGGATTTTTACTCTGATGTTTAGACGCTTTTATTATCATTTCCTTcaggaaaacatacagtagcAATACATTTTGAGACTacaaattacacacacagacacttaaTTTGCACTAATACAAGGTagaatacaaaaaataaaatatttcctcaCATTATTTACAGTTTCCTTTTATGTTTGGTTCCCAGAGCTCAACAAAATCTTTCTGCTTGCCCTCAGTGATGTAGGTTAGTCTTTTCAGACCAATACAATCTGAAAGCTCCCTTATCCACATCTTTAATGATGATGCATCCTTACTCTTACACAGTGCAATAGCTGTCCTGGATTGGTTCTGTTTCAATGTCagtccatccatcaatccatccattatctgtaactgcttatcctcatcagggtcacggtggggctggagcctatcccagctgactttggggcAAGAGGCGAGGTACACCCTGCAAGTCACCAGCTTATCGCAGGGCCTGTTTCAAGTCGTTCGGATATATTCCAAGTACACAGTTTGGCATTTAAAGGTTTGGTgttaaacaaagacaaacatcttATAGCATCCTTCCAgaagttttatatattttctcataGACATTTGTGAAatacttaaaaacacaaaaacttaaaatctctaattaaaatgattaaattagtGCCGTGCATTAGACCTTTGTTTAATTAAGCAGTAAAttgtttgttactttgttcAAGCTTTGACTCAGTAACTGCTTTCAGGCTTAGAgcatgtgtctttgtgtttttctaacatCCTTTCACAGCTAATCTATCTGTGGGAGGCGGATTTAAGAGAATGTGAGAAAAGGGACACTGTGTGAGTCTGTCAGCAG
This genomic stretch from Larimichthys crocea isolate SSNF chromosome III, L_crocea_2.0, whole genome shotgun sequence harbors:
- the LOC113744033 gene encoding oxysterol-binding protein 2-like — encoded protein: MSEQGKGSASASAAAPAPGSDTYKGWLFKWTNYLKGYQRRWFVLSNGLLSYYRTQAEMAHTCRGTINLATAHIDTEDACNIVLSSGGRTYHLKASTEVERQRWVTALELAKAKAIRMMNDQSGSRWGWSLSQLTLGQEARYTLQVTSLSQGLFQVVRIYSN